Below is a window of Candidatus Saganbacteria bacterium DNA.
TGTCCCCGGACCTGAGCCGCCTTTTTGCCCTGACAAGGACTTTTCCGTCTATTTCCGGAGCGTCGCGGAAACTGCGGCCGACAAAATATTCTTTCCCGTGGTTTTCGATGATGACTTTGACGGTCCTGCCGATGAACGCCTTATTGATCTTTCTTGATATCCCCTCCTGCATCTGCATCAGTTTCCTGACCCTGGTATTCTTGATCTTTTCGGGGACCTGGTTCTCCATCTTTGCCGCTGAAGTGCCTTCTTCCCTGCTGTAGGGGAACACGCCGACCCTGTCAAATCCCATCTTTTTGATGAAGCCGCGCAATTCATTAAAATCTTTTTCAGTCTCTCCCGGGAACCCGGCGATGAAAGTCGTCCTGATACAGATACCCGGGACCGTTTTTCTTAATTTTGAGACCAGACGGGTCAGGTCATTCTTTGAATATTTTCTGTTCATCGATCTTAATATCTTATCGCTCGCGTGCTGCATCGGGAGGTCGATATATTTTAAGATCTTTTGTTCTTTGGCGATGGCATCGATCAGAGCGTCCGTAACATGCTTCGGGTGCGCGTACATTATCCTTATCCATTCAACTCCTATTACGGCCGCCGTTTTTCTGAGAAGACCAGGAAGATCGGGGTATGCGGTAGTATCCTGCGCGATATAGATTATCTCTTTTACTCCTTTTTTAGCCAGCATCTTTACTTCCTTCAGGATATCCTCAGGTTTTCTTGAGACCCGTCTTCCCCTGATCTTCGGTATCAGGCAATAAGAACAATCATTGTCGCAGCCTTCCGAGATCTTAACGTAAGCTGTCCACGGGCGCGTTGCTTTGACGCGCGGAGATCTTGAATCGTAAAGTTTTATGCTGTCGACGAACGAATTTACTCCGTCCATTTTTATTCTTTTATTTTTGATCCCCAGGTATTTTGGCAGGCATCCCGCCACATAAAGTTTCTTGCATTTTCCTTTTTTCTTCCAGGCGGCCATTTCACCTATCACTTTTTCCGCTTCGTCCCTTGCGGTCTTAATGAAAGCGCAGGTGTTCACAATGATGATCTCGGCCTCTCTGGGATTTAAGGAGATCGTGTGCCCGGAAGCCGCCAGATGGCCCATCAGCACCTCCGAATCGGTGAGATTCTTAGGGCAACCGAGACTTACAACATATGCCTTCATAATAAAAGTATAACAGGGATAAGACCTGTTTATCGCAGTGAAAATTGAAATAACTATGTTTGTTATATATAATGAGGGAGAGCAGCGAGCCGGATTATTTCCGGCGAGCGTTGAGAGGGATCCTTCCCTCTCAAAACGAGCGAGCGGAAGCGAGCGAGTGGAGGGGTACTCAAGTGGCTTAAGAGGGCGGTTTGCTAAACCGTTAGTGCGATGTAAGTCGCAGCGAGAGTTCAAATCTCTCCCCCTCCGATTGAGCGAAGCGAAAGCGGAGAGCCCCCCGATCAGATCGGGGGGCTTTTTTGCGTCAGCAAAAACGGGGTGAGATTTGAAAGGCAATTTGCCGCCGAGCAAAGCGAGGAAAAGCAATCGATACCCGAGCCCAAGCGAGGTGAGATTGCGACAGGCAAATCGCCATGGCCCGAAGCCCCCGCCCAAAGCGGGGCGCTTGCCCCGAGCGAATGGTGAGCGACCCTGAGCGAGCGAACGTAGTGAGCGAGTCGAAGGGGAGTCGAACCAGAGTCGAGGGGGAGGTCAAATCCCTGCCCGCCGAAGTCCCGATCTGATCGGGACGAAGGAGGGTCTCCCCCTCCGTTTTTTTGCAATATAAGGGCAATAATTTGTTGCTCTTCTTTTTTCGTCTAACAATTACACCGTTGGTAGGTGTGGTCTTTCTAACAATCTTCTACCAAAATGCGGTAAAAACTTAACAGTATATTGAAGAATAGAGGCGTTATTTCTTGGTCCGGTGAACATTAATTAACACACTTTAAGATTATTATTTGGCTCCTGCCCTGATCAATATCTCCACGATTTCTTTTTTTTTTTTTTTTTCTTCTTCATCATGGTGGGGGTTATCTGTTTTTCTTAATATTGATGCATATGAAAGAGCTGTTAATCTAAGATCATCCTTTTCTTTCAAATCAGCTCCTGCTTCAATAAGTGCTTTCGCTATCTCCGCATGTCCAACAATTGCTGCCGCTATTAAAGCCGTATGTCCTTCATGCCCCTTCGCATTCAGATTAGCCCCTGCTTTTATCAGTGCTTTTACCGTCTCTGTATGCCCAAGAATTGCTGCCTCTATCAAAGCCGTATCGTCATTATACTTCTTTGCATTCACATCAGCCCCGGCTTTTATAAGTGCTTTTACTGTTTCTGTGTTGTTAACTGCATGTATTAGAGCTGTGTAACCATATCTACTCTGGACATTTACATCAGCCCTGGCTTTGATAAATATATTAACCAATTCTGTATTCATTTCTTTATCCCATAATTTTGCCGCCGCTATGATAGGGGTATCACAATTCTGATTTTTTATATTAACATCAGCCCCGGCTTTTATAAGTGCTTTTACTACCTTTATATTCCCTCTTTCTGCTCCTCTTACTAGAGCTGTGCTGCGATAGAAATCGGTTATATTCACATCAGCCTTAGCTTCAATAAGTAATCCCGCTATTTCTGTATGCTCTTTAACTACTGCCAATATTAGGGCCGTTTGCTCATCATTATTCTTTGCGTTCGCATCAGCTCCTGCTTTTATAAGAGCTTTTGCTATATCTGTATGGCCATTGATCGCTGCCTCCATCAGAGCCGTCGTTCCAGTATCGTCCTTGGCATTCACATCAGCCTTAGTCTCAATAAGTGCTTTTACTGCTTCTACATGCCCATTGATTGTTGCCTTCATTAGAGCTGTTTGCCCAGATTTATTCTTTATATCCATAACTAACATTGGTGGTGCAAGCTGTGCAAGCAACAAAGGTCTTTCATTGTCCGAAGGATTTTTAACCTCGACATTCCCCTGATTGTTTATCCGCCCAAGATAATTAACGCTCGTGAAACTCATATTATTACTCACTGCTTGTGTCATTTTATTCTCCTTATCAGATATTCCTCAGTAGCTATATATCGATGCTATTTTTATGAAATTTCAATTGATTTTAATTAGCAATTTTAATAACCAGGAAATATTTTAGCCGTTACTAGCGAGAGGCCAAATCCACGCCCGCCGAAGTCCCGATCTGATCGGGACGAAGGATGGTCTCCCCCTCCGTTTTTTAGCAATATAAGGGCAATAATTTGTTGTCCTTATTTTTTTGTCTAACGATTACACCGTTGGTAGGTCGGGTCTTTCTAACAACTTTCCAACAGAACCAAATCAATATATTTGAAATTTTCCGATATTCTGCTCGATATGTTAATAGGAACAATATGGCACAAATAAAGGTTGCGCTTGTAAATCTTGCATCTCCGAATTTTCACGTACGTGAATTGAAGCCCGTTG
It encodes the following:
- the rimO gene encoding 30S ribosomal protein S12 methylthiotransferase RimO produces the protein MKAYVVSLGCPKNLTDSEVLMGHLAASGHTISLNPREAEIIIVNTCAFIKTARDEAEKVIGEMAAWKKKGKCKKLYVAGCLPKYLGIKNKRIKMDGVNSFVDSIKLYDSRSPRVKATRPWTAYVKISEGCDNDCSYCLIPKIRGRRVSRKPEDILKEVKMLAKKGVKEIIYIAQDTTAYPDLPGLLRKTAAVIGVEWIRIMYAHPKHVTDALIDAIAKEQKILKYIDLPMQHASDKILRSMNRKYSKNDLTRLVSKLRKTVPGICIRTTFIAGFPGETEKDFNELRGFIKKMGFDRVGVFPYSREEGTSAAKMENQVPEKIKNTRVRKLMQMQEGISRKINKAFIGRTVKVIIENHGKEYFVGRSFRDAPEIDGKVLVRAKRRLRSGDIAEARITSANAHDLTGSSDF
- a CDS encoding ankyrin repeat domain-containing protein, giving the protein MTQAVSNNMSFTSVNYLGRINNQGNVEVKNPSDNERPLLLAQLAPPMLVMDIKNKSGQTALMKATINGHVEAVKALIETKADVNAKDDTGTTALMEAAINGHTDIAKALIKAGADANAKNNDEQTALILAVVKEHTEIAGLLIEAKADVNITDFYRSTALVRGAERGNIKVVKALIKAGADVNIKNQNCDTPIIAAAKLWDKEMNTELVNIFIKARADVNVQSRYGYTALIHAVNNTETVKALIKAGADVNAKKYNDDTALIEAAILGHTETVKALIKAGANLNAKGHEGHTALIAAAIVGHAEIAKALIEAGADLKEKDDLRLTALSYASILRKTDNPHHDEEEKKKKKEIVEILIRAGAK